The genomic window CCTCCTGAAACAGAATCCTCCCCTGCCGGCCGGCAGGGGAGGATTCCTGCTTTTCGGGGAAGAGAAGGGAGTGGATAGTCGGGGCGCGGATGGGTATAATGTCTCAGGTGAGTCTGGTGAGCGCCATGTGTCTTATCGGTCCTATAAGTCCTATTGGTCCTAGTCTTATGTGTCCTATAGGTCTTATTGGAGCCTCGGGGTTTGATAGGACCAATAGGACGAGATAGGACCAATAGGACTTATAGGACAAATAGGACGCTTAGGACTTATAGGACGGGGTTGGTGGGTCCTGTGAGGTGGAAATGGATCTTGAGGGCAGGGTTGCGATAGTGACGGGGGCGAGCCGGGGGGTGGGGAAGGCCATGGCCCTGGGGCTTGCGAAAGAAGGGGCGATCGTGGTTGTCGCCGCGCGGACAGAGGTCGAGAGGCCACCGATGCCGGGGAGCATCGAGGTGACGGCGAAAGAGATCAGGCAGGCCGGTGGGCAGGCGCATGCCGTGAGGTGCGATGTTACCGACGAGGCCGGGGTGAACGACATGGTGTCCCGCGCCATCGGTCTCTTCGGGCGGGTCGACGTTCTCGTGAACAATTCGGGGATCGCCTTTCCCGCGCACGCGTGGGAGATGCCGCTCAAGCGATGGGAACTGGTCCTCAAGGTTAACCTGACGGGAGCGTTCCTGTGCGCCCGGGCCGTGCTCCCCGGAATGATGGAACGAAGGGCGGGGAGCATCATCAACATATCGTCGATACAGGCAACGCAGAAGGGGTCGGTGAACACGGGTATTGCCTACGGCGTGTCAAAGGCCGCCCTGGAGCGGTTCACCGTCGGACTTGCCGAAGAGGTGCGCTCTTTCAACGTGGCCGTCAACTGCCTGAAGCCGCGGGGAGCGGTCAGCACGGAGGGTATGGCGTATCTCCATGCCGCCGCGGACAGGTCGAGCTGGGACACGCCGGATATGATGGTGCGGGCCTGTGTCTTCCTGGCATCCCGGGGCGATGGCGGAGTGACGGGTGTCGTTGCCACGGATGAGGAGATCTGCGAGAGGTACCTGGGTGAAGGGAAATGAAGAAAGGCTTTGCCCGGCGACTCAGATCACTTCGCGAGAGCTTTGGCGTCTCGCAGGTCCGCCTGGCCCGTGCCTTGGGAATACCCCAGTCGTACGTCGCGAAGTGGGAGGCCGAGGCGTACGATCCTTCGGAGATGCTCAAGAAAAGGGTCGCCCGCATCTTCCGGG from Syntrophorhabdus sp. includes these protein-coding regions:
- a CDS encoding SDR family NAD(P)-dependent oxidoreductase, which translates into the protein MDLEGRVAIVTGASRGVGKAMALGLAKEGAIVVVAARTEVERPPMPGSIEVTAKEIRQAGGQAHAVRCDVTDEAGVNDMVSRAIGLFGRVDVLVNNSGIAFPAHAWEMPLKRWELVLKVNLTGAFLCARAVLPGMMERRAGSIINISSIQATQKGSVNTGIAYGVSKAALERFTVGLAEEVRSFNVAVNCLKPRGAVSTEGMAYLHAAADRSSWDTPDMMVRACVFLASRGDGGVTGVVATDEEICERYLGEGK